Proteins encoded in a region of the Ptychodera flava strain L36383 chromosome 4, AS_Pfla_20210202, whole genome shotgun sequence genome:
- the LOC139131662 gene encoding NTF2-related export protein 2-like isoform X1 produces MAATDFKSKADQACLAGEEFHKLYYETFDKRRSKLSKLYLDTASLVWNGNACNGIAEIAKLFEQLPSSDFKVETLDCQPIIEEATGSHTSILVNISGNVKFQDSKVHIFHQNFILTIQGDVWKIASDCLRFQE; encoded by the exons ATGGCGGCAACT GATTTTAAAAGCAAAGCTGACCAAGCTTGCCTAGCTGGGGAGGAGTTTCATAAACTCTACTATGAAACATTTGATAAGAGACGAAGT AAGCTGTCGAAGCTCTACTTGGACACTGCATCTCTTGTGTGGAATGGTAATGCATGCAATGGTATCGCAGAGATTGCCAAGTTGTTTGAACAGCTTCCATCCAGTGACTTCAAAGTAGAAACCCTAGACTGTCAGCCCATAATag agGAAGCAACGGGAAGCCATACGTCTATCCTGGTGAACATCAGTGGTAACGTAAAGTTTCAAGACAGCAAGGTGCACATCTTCCATCAGAATTTTATCCTGACGATCCAGGGAGATGTCTGGAAAATAGCTAGTGACTGCCTTCGATTTCAGGAGTAA
- the LOC139131662 gene encoding NTF2-related export protein 2-like isoform X2, translating into MKWSHSSFHCSADQKLSKLYLDTASLVWNGNACNGIAEIAKLFEQLPSSDFKVETLDCQPIIEEATGSHTSILVNISGNVKFQDSKVHIFHQNFILTIQGDVWKIASDCLRFQE; encoded by the exons ATGAAGTGGTCTCACAGCAGTTTTCACTGTTCTGCAGATCAG AAGCTGTCGAAGCTCTACTTGGACACTGCATCTCTTGTGTGGAATGGTAATGCATGCAATGGTATCGCAGAGATTGCCAAGTTGTTTGAACAGCTTCCATCCAGTGACTTCAAAGTAGAAACCCTAGACTGTCAGCCCATAATag agGAAGCAACGGGAAGCCATACGTCTATCCTGGTGAACATCAGTGGTAACGTAAAGTTTCAAGACAGCAAGGTGCACATCTTCCATCAGAATTTTATCCTGACGATCCAGGGAGATGTCTGGAAAATAGCTAGTGACTGCCTTCGATTTCAGGAGTAA
- the LOC139131661 gene encoding uncharacterized protein, with protein sequence MIEVDIFWSFAMGACFAACASEALKREHSALVNKYFIYCVLYLSLVFAPSGVYLLWGYTGWETMFFFDRSLHPIWPCLFACTNVSQGVLGFILVCKLVHNGKEATAHAVWTMSYTCMFAILTLGYDRFLYAGTLEEWRAGKKYPLTDFFYCEVFYTLLVMAIFVLPPLFYAMSIWPTDVAINKQRKWTMIKQAATGYLYASIAVVVGFLLLYGMKQMPNTWGYDRLLAFLIGQVIFGIVLFLPLLFIPLKRNKIRKIK encoded by the exons ATGATTGAGGTCGACATATTTTGGTCTTTCGCCATGGGAGCCTGCTTTGCAGCTTGTGCGTCAGAAGCGCTAAAGCGAGAACATTCGGCACTTgtcaacaaatatttcatatacTGTGTACTTTATCTCAGCCTGGTATTTGCCCCGTCGGGGGTGTATCTGCTTTGGGGTTACACAGGCTGGGAAACTATGTTTTTCTTTGATCGCAGCCTCCATCCGATATGGCCCTGTCTCTTTGCCTGTACAAATGTTTCACAGGGAGTGTTAGGTTTTATACTCGTATGCAAGCTGGTCCATAATGGGAAAGAAGCCACTGCTCATGCAGTATGGACAATGTCATACACTTGTATGTTTGCAATACTTACGCTGGGATATGACCGATTCCTTTATGCCG GCACACTAGAAGAATGGCGCGCTGGCAAGAAATATCCACTGACAGACTTCTTTTACTGCGAAGTATTCTACACGCTGCTAGTTATGGCTATTTTTGTACTCCCGCCACTTTTCTATGCAATGTCAATATGGCCGACCGACGTAGCCATCAACAAACAGAGAAAATGGACAATGATTAAACAG GCAGCAACAGGATACCTGTACGCATCAATAGCTGTCGTAGTGGGGTTTTTGCTTCTCTACGGAATGAAGCAAATGCCAAACACATGGGGATATGATCGACTCCTTGCCTTTCTCATTGGCCAAGTCATATTTGGCATCGTATTGTTCCTACCACTGCTGTTCATTCCTTTGAAGAGAAACAAGATCAGAAAAATCAagtga